The proteins below come from a single Cottoperca gobio chromosome 11, fCotGob3.1, whole genome shotgun sequence genomic window:
- the tpd52 gene encoding tumor protein D52 isoform X2 codes for MEEAEKGSQLHPDTVPEVGEDAVTSVGPSSPPPTMTEEEQQELQEELVKVEDEILTLSQVLAAKEKHLVDIKRKLGITPLNELKQNFTKTWQEVTTSTAYRRTSETLSQAGLKATAAFSNVGSAITRKLEDVSLRSLQHSASMPVMRNATTFKSFEEKVDTLKTKMNPPASTINPGEQDMGSPTNELNQPEGSSPQGNADELRPG; via the exons GTTCCCAACTGCATCCAGACACAGTCCCTGAGGTGGGAGAAGATGCAGTGACGTCTGTCGGCCCCTcttcccctccccccaccatgacagaggaggagcagcaggagctaCAAGAAGAGTTAGTCAAG gttgaGGATGAGATCCTGACTCTGTCCCAGGTGCTGGCAGCTAAGGAGAAGCATTTGGTGGACATTAAGAGGAAGCTGGGCATCACACCTCTCAATGAGCTGAAACAGAACTTCACCAAAACCTGGCAGGAGGTCACCACCTCCACCGC CTATAGGAGAACATCTGAAACGCTGTCTCAGGCGGGTCTGAAGGCCACGGCAGCGTTCTCCAACGTGGGCTCAGCCATCACCCGGAAGCTTGAAGATGTCAG CTTGCGCTCATTACAACACTCAGCCAGTATGCCTGTCATGAG GAATGCAACAACGTTCAAGTCATTTGAGGAGAAAGTGGATACTTTGAAG ACCAAGATGAATCCACCAGCGTCCACCATTAACCCTGGCGAGCAGGACATGGGCAGCCCCACCAACGAGCTCAATCAGCCTGAAGGCTCGTCCCCCCAAGGAAACGCCGATGAACTGAGACCCGGCTGA
- the tpd52 gene encoding tumor protein D52 isoform X1: MEEAEKGSQLHPDTVPEVGEDAVTSVGPSSPPPTMTEEEQQELQEELVKVEDEILTLSQVLAAKEKHLVDIKRKLGITPLNELKQNFTKTWQEVTTSTAYRRTSETLSQAGLKATAAFSNVGSAITRKLEDVRNATTFKSFEEKVDTLKTKMNPPASTINPGEQDMGSPTNELNQPEGSSPQGNADELRPG; the protein is encoded by the exons GTTCCCAACTGCATCCAGACACAGTCCCTGAGGTGGGAGAAGATGCAGTGACGTCTGTCGGCCCCTcttcccctccccccaccatgacagaggaggagcagcaggagctaCAAGAAGAGTTAGTCAAG gttgaGGATGAGATCCTGACTCTGTCCCAGGTGCTGGCAGCTAAGGAGAAGCATTTGGTGGACATTAAGAGGAAGCTGGGCATCACACCTCTCAATGAGCTGAAACAGAACTTCACCAAAACCTGGCAGGAGGTCACCACCTCCACCGC CTATAGGAGAACATCTGAAACGCTGTCTCAGGCGGGTCTGAAGGCCACGGCAGCGTTCTCCAACGTGGGCTCAGCCATCACCCGGAAGCTTGAAGATGTCAG GAATGCAACAACGTTCAAGTCATTTGAGGAGAAAGTGGATACTTTGAAG ACCAAGATGAATCCACCAGCGTCCACCATTAACCCTGGCGAGCAGGACATGGGCAGCCCCACCAACGAGCTCAATCAGCCTGAAGGCTCGTCCCCCCAAGGAAACGCCGATGAACTGAGACCCGGCTGA